One Proteinivorax tanatarense DNA segment encodes these proteins:
- the hemZ gene encoding coproporphyrinogen dehydrogenase HemZ: MLSIYCNVDEKHTIVAKNILSLVTTLDKIDCNIKQQKDYDLYISIYKSDAKFIINIQKNAQRDIVIIETIDVLNEKFTLRKALFRALYKAIGKRPSPWGVLTGIRPIKMIDSYLKSHSNPYVFLKNQLLISQDKIDLSLKVIQNQEQANINGIHLYIGIPFCPSKCSYCSFTSYTIDKNKEMVVPYINTLVKEIKLISQTIKEHGYKISSIYIGGGTPTSLTKPHLKLLLSTLAKEFDLENIKEYTLEGGRPDTLTEDKMAMAKEYGVNRISINCQTLNPRTLRRVNRNHNAEDFEEAMVKAKSIGFKWINTDLIYGLEDESLEDFFCSLEKVIDLEPQNITIHSLAVKRAAATKDFSSHYKDEMEQGLKQAYKLLENAQYRPYYLYRQKAIAGNLENTGFAKDELYSLYNIVSIEENSTILALGCGAVSKIMTNKEFTPIQNPKDPNQYSERVEKIVKQKIELLEQS, from the coding sequence ATGTTATCAATTTATTGTAATGTAGATGAAAAGCACACAATCGTAGCCAAGAATATCTTAAGTCTTGTAACTACCCTAGACAAAATTGATTGTAATATAAAACAGCAGAAGGATTATGATTTGTATATAAGCATATATAAAAGTGATGCTAAATTTATTATAAATATACAAAAAAATGCACAAAGAGATATAGTTATAATAGAAACAATTGATGTATTGAATGAAAAATTTACTTTGCGCAAAGCACTTTTTAGGGCGCTTTATAAGGCCATCGGTAAAAGGCCAAGTCCTTGGGGGGTACTTACAGGAATCCGACCTATAAAGATGATAGATAGTTACCTTAAGTCTCATTCTAACCCATACGTTTTTTTAAAAAATCAGCTGTTAATATCTCAAGATAAAATAGATTTATCTTTAAAGGTGATACAAAACCAAGAACAAGCAAACATAAATGGTATACATTTATATATAGGCATACCTTTTTGTCCGTCAAAATGTAGCTATTGTTCCTTTACTTCGTATACAATTGATAAAAACAAAGAAATGGTAGTCCCCTATATTAATACTCTTGTCAAAGAAATAAAACTTATTTCCCAAACAATAAAAGAGCATGGATATAAAATATCTTCAATTTATATAGGGGGAGGAACTCCAACTTCCCTCACAAAGCCTCACTTAAAATTGCTTTTATCTACTTTAGCGAAAGAATTTGATTTAGAAAATATTAAGGAATATACTCTTGAAGGAGGACGCCCTGATACATTAACAGAAGATAAAATGGCAATGGCAAAAGAGTACGGTGTAAACAGGATTAGTATAAACTGCCAAACCTTAAATCCCCGAACACTTAGAAGAGTAAACAGAAACCATAATGCTGAGGATTTTGAAGAAGCTATGGTGAAAGCAAAGTCTATAGGTTTTAAGTGGATTAACACAGATCTTATATATGGTTTAGAAGATGAAAGTCTTGAGGACTTTTTTTGCAGTTTAGAAAAGGTAATTGACCTAGAACCCCAAAATATAACAATCCATTCGTTAGCAGTAAAGCGGGCAGCAGCTACTAAAGACTTCAGTAGTCATTATAAAGATGAAATGGAACAAGGCTTAAAACAAGCTTATAAACTTTTAGAAAATGCTCAGTACAGGCCCTACTACTTATATCGACAAAAAGCTATTGCAGGAAACTTAGAAAACACAGGATTTGCAAAAGATGAGTTATATAGTTTATATAACATTGTTAGCATAGAAGAAAATAGCACAATTTTAGCTCTAGGCTGTGGGGCGGTAAGCAAAATAATGACAAACAAAGAATTTACTCCAATACAAAACCCAAAAGACCCTAATCAATATAGCGAAAGAGTGGAAAAGATTGTAAAACAAAAAATAGAGTTGTTGGAGCAAAGCTAA
- a CDS encoding RelA/SpoT family protein, protein MSNHQVTKIKERVKEYDKRSDLHILDKAFALAQKAHSGQKRESGDSFIVHPLGVADILTSLEMDVDTIAAAFLHDVVEDTEVTIEEIREQFGANIAQLVDGVTKLKKINFKSKEEQQAESFRKMFMAMATDIRVIIIKLADRLHNMRTLSHCPIEKQKRMSKETMDIYAPLANRLGIFKVKWELEDLAFRHTLPEDYYKLVEKISQKREEREDFIKKIIEQLNDEAEKAGIDADIGGRPKHLHSIYQKMVKKGKEFNEIYDLTAVRIIVNSVKECYGILGIIHSLYKPIPGRFKDYIAMPKPNMYQSLHTTVLCPKGNPLEIQIRTWDMHRTAEYGIAAHWRYKEGTKINKQFEEKLSWFRQFVEWQNDLNDAKEYMESLKIDLFDDEVFVFTPKGDVIDLPKGAVPVDFAYRIHTDIGHRFKGAKVNGGLVSADHKLQNGDIIEIITKKEKGPSRDWLTYVKTSHAKTKIRQWFRKEKQGETIERGKELLTKEIEKIGFTTSQLLKDNYLKKIIERYNYSSENDLFAAIGNNSFSANSIAKKLEGEYKNEFDDKELKIDDLNMHKEKKAPQQGVSIKGVDNLLIRFSKCCKPVPGDDIIGYVTKGRGVSIHRSDCVNVDKNKISDSRLLEVSWNEQTSKRNYPVSFSVYAWDRPGLLKEVMHVVTESKADILTINGKGNSDGNALVSLTIEVEDKDHFQKIRERIKSIQSVYSIKRQGSRGDY, encoded by the coding sequence GTGTCCAATCATCAGGTGACTAAAATCAAGGAAAGAGTTAAAGAGTATGATAAGCGCTCAGATTTGCACATATTAGATAAGGCCTTTGCCTTGGCACAAAAAGCTCATAGTGGACAGAAGAGGGAGTCGGGAGACTCCTTTATTGTTCACCCTTTGGGAGTTGCTGATATACTAACTAGTCTAGAAATGGATGTAGATACCATAGCAGCTGCTTTTCTACATGATGTAGTTGAAGATACTGAGGTAACAATAGAAGAAATACGTGAGCAATTTGGAGCTAATATAGCTCAGTTGGTAGATGGGGTAACTAAATTAAAAAAAATAAATTTTAAATCAAAGGAAGAGCAACAAGCCGAAAGCTTTAGAAAAATGTTTATGGCCATGGCAACTGACATTAGAGTAATAATAATTAAACTGGCGGATCGATTACATAACATGCGAACTCTATCCCATTGCCCAATTGAAAAACAAAAGCGAATGTCAAAAGAGACCATGGATATATATGCACCCCTTGCAAATAGGTTGGGAATTTTTAAAGTAAAATGGGAACTCGAAGATTTAGCTTTTCGTCATACTCTTCCAGAGGACTATTATAAGTTAGTAGAAAAAATATCTCAAAAACGTGAAGAACGAGAGGACTTTATTAAGAAGATTATTGAACAGCTGAATGACGAAGCTGAAAAGGCAGGAATTGACGCAGATATAGGAGGACGACCTAAACATTTACATAGTATCTATCAAAAAATGGTTAAAAAGGGAAAGGAATTTAATGAGATTTATGATCTTACTGCTGTAAGAATTATTGTTAACTCTGTTAAAGAATGTTATGGTATTCTTGGGATAATTCATAGCTTATATAAGCCAATACCGGGTAGATTTAAAGATTATATAGCTATGCCTAAACCTAATATGTACCAATCACTACACACCACCGTTTTGTGTCCTAAAGGAAACCCTTTAGAAATTCAAATACGTACATGGGACATGCATAGAACCGCTGAATACGGTATTGCTGCCCATTGGCGTTATAAAGAAGGTACAAAAATAAATAAACAATTCGAGGAAAAACTTTCTTGGTTTAGACAATTTGTGGAATGGCAAAACGATTTAAATGATGCGAAAGAATATATGGAGTCTTTAAAAATAGACCTGTTTGATGATGAGGTTTTTGTCTTTACACCCAAAGGCGATGTTATCGACCTTCCTAAAGGTGCAGTTCCAGTAGACTTTGCTTATAGAATTCATACAGATATCGGACATAGATTTAAAGGCGCAAAAGTTAATGGGGGACTTGTATCAGCTGATCATAAACTTCAAAATGGGGATATCATTGAAATTATAACTAAAAAAGAAAAAGGACCTAGTAGGGACTGGCTTACCTATGTAAAGACTTCCCATGCAAAAACTAAAATAAGGCAATGGTTTAGGAAAGAGAAGCAAGGTGAAACCATAGAACGCGGTAAAGAGCTTCTTACCAAAGAAATCGAAAAGATAGGATTTACAACAAGTCAATTATTAAAGGATAACTACCTAAAAAAGATTATTGAAAGATATAACTATTCCTCTGAAAACGACTTATTTGCTGCAATAGGTAACAATAGTTTTAGTGCAAATTCTATAGCTAAAAAATTAGAAGGGGAATATAAAAACGAGTTTGATGACAAAGAGTTAAAAATAGACGATTTAAATATGCATAAAGAAAAGAAGGCTCCACAACAGGGTGTTAGTATAAAAGGAGTGGACAACCTACTAATTAGGTTTTCTAAATGTTGCAAACCTGTACCAGGTGACGATATAATTGGATACGTTACCAAAGGTAGAGGTGTTTCAATTCATCGAAGTGATTGTGTTAACGTAGATAAAAACAAGATATCAGACTCGAGGCTTTTAGAAGTTAGTTGGAATGAGCAAACTAGTAAAAGAAATTATCCCGTAAGTTTTTCAGTTTATGCTTGGGATAGACCGGGTTTATTAAAAGAAGTTATGCATGTTGTTACAGAGTCTAAAGCTGACATATTAACTATAAACGGTAAGGGAAACTCTGATGGGAACGCTTTAGTTAGTTTAACTATAGAAGTAGAAGATAAGGACCATTTCCAAAAAATTAGAGAGCGAATTAAATCAATTCAATCAGTCTATAGTATAAAGCGGCAAGGAAGTAGGGGGGATTATTAA
- the hisS gene encoding histidine--tRNA ligase codes for MKYKVPRGTRDILGKEMLIWNKVNNSIEKLAKLNNYQKIETPVFEQTELFKRGVGETTDIVEKEMYTFDDKSQRSLTLRPEGTASVVRAFVENKLYGGRLPVKLFYNGPMFRYEKAQKGRYRQFYQFGIEALGSEEPSLDAEVIFIGWKLLMDVGIKAEEVKVHINSVGCKECRTKYKEKLVEYYQDKLNNVCSNCQTRLDKNPLRLLDCKNESCGKLAEQAPSIFDVICSNCNEHFEHVKVYLDIFKVPYVIDKRLVRGLDYYTQTAFEYRNQNATSTQDAFGGGGRYNGLVEELGGPLTPSIGLAMGLDRIVLALLEKEQPQDSLEFFVACMGDDGVNRYATEIMQLVREKGYSCDKDYGKRSFKAQMRLADKCNAKRAIIVGEEELNNKTLTLKNFNKGKQEIISLEQLKQQLERGSLSV; via the coding sequence ATGAAATATAAGGTACCTCGAGGAACAAGAGATATTTTAGGTAAAGAAATGCTAATTTGGAATAAGGTAAATAATTCTATAGAGAAATTAGCGAAACTTAATAACTATCAAAAAATAGAAACCCCTGTATTTGAACAAACAGAACTATTTAAAAGAGGGGTGGGAGAAACTACTGATATTGTTGAAAAAGAAATGTATACATTTGACGACAAATCACAAAGAAGTTTAACTTTGCGGCCGGAAGGAACGGCATCTGTAGTTCGAGCTTTTGTAGAAAATAAGCTCTATGGGGGAAGACTGCCAGTAAAACTTTTTTACAATGGTCCCATGTTTAGATATGAAAAAGCTCAAAAAGGAAGGTATCGACAATTTTACCAATTTGGAATTGAAGCCTTAGGTTCAGAAGAGCCTAGTTTAGATGCTGAAGTTATTTTTATTGGCTGGAAACTACTTATGGATGTGGGTATCAAAGCAGAAGAGGTCAAGGTTCATATTAACAGTGTTGGCTGCAAAGAATGTCGAACAAAATATAAAGAAAAGCTTGTTGAGTACTATCAGGATAAGCTGAACAATGTTTGCTCAAACTGCCAAACAAGGTTAGATAAAAACCCATTGCGTTTGTTAGATTGTAAAAATGAAAGTTGCGGTAAATTAGCAGAGCAAGCCCCATCTATTTTTGATGTTATTTGCTCAAATTGTAATGAGCATTTTGAACATGTGAAGGTATACTTAGATATATTTAAAGTTCCTTATGTAATAGATAAAAGGCTAGTAAGAGGACTGGATTACTATACTCAAACGGCCTTTGAATATCGAAATCAAAATGCAACTTCAACCCAAGATGCTTTCGGGGGCGGTGGCAGATATAATGGATTAGTGGAAGAATTAGGTGGACCTTTGACTCCTTCAATTGGTCTTGCAATGGGATTAGATAGAATAGTTCTTGCATTGTTAGAAAAAGAGCAGCCTCAGGACAGCTTAGAATTTTTTGTCGCATGTATGGGGGATGATGGCGTAAATAGATATGCAACAGAGATAATGCAACTTGTCCGAGAAAAAGGTTATAGTTGTGATAAAGATTATGGCAAAAGAAGCTTCAAAGCACAGATGAGACTTGCAGACAAATGCAATGCAAAAAGGGCTATTATTGTAGGTGAAGAGGAGTTAAATAATAAAACATTAACGCTGAAAAACTTTAACAAAGGAAAA
- a CDS encoding MBL fold metallo-hydrolase, with amino-acid sequence MKVEQVVVEPLSTNCYIVYDGRKGVVIDPGGNAQKIIKIINSLGIELKYIINTHGHSDHIGANTALKKEFPKAEIAIHKEDSDMLTEPQKNLSALMGEKVVSPTADIKLEDADFFEVGNMKIEVLHTPGHTPGGIMLLVEDLIFSGDTVFKMSVGRTDLPGGDTATLRKSLKEFSKLMTEDLTIYPGHGPKTSVYFEKENNQYF; translated from the coding sequence TTGAAAGTAGAACAAGTTGTTGTTGAGCCGTTAAGCACTAACTGTTACATTGTATATGATGGCAGAAAGGGCGTTGTTATAGATCCTGGTGGCAATGCCCAAAAGATAATAAAAATTATAAATTCTTTAGGTATAGAGTTAAAATACATTATAAATACTCATGGACATTCTGATCATATCGGAGCAAATACAGCTTTAAAAAAGGAGTTTCCCAAGGCAGAAATTGCTATTCACAAAGAAGACTCAGATATGCTTACAGAACCGCAAAAAAACCTGTCTGCGCTGATGGGAGAAAAAGTAGTTTCGCCAACCGCAGACATTAAGTTAGAAGATGCAGATTTCTTTGAAGTAGGAAATATGAAAATTGAAGTACTTCACACACCAGGTCATACTCCTGGTGGAATAATGTTGTTAGTTGAAGATTTAATTTTTAGTGGTGATACTGTTTTTAAAATGTCAGTGGGAAGAACTGACTTACCAGGGGGAGACACTGCAACCCTGAGAAAGAGTCTTAAAGAATTTAGCAAGCTAATGACTGAAGATCTAACAATTTATCCAGGACATGGTCCTAAAACTAGTGTTTATTTTGAAAAAGAAAACAATCAATATTTTTAG
- the dtd gene encoding D-aminoacyl-tRNA deacylase produces MRAVVQRVTKAKVTVEDRNIGEIKQGMMVLLGVESDDNQQDCDYIVDKLENLRIFEDEQQKMNLSLKDIKGHVLLVPQFTLCGDCRKGRRPSFSGSAPPNEAKNLYLQVKEQLKKKGVTVATGQFGANMDVSLVNQGPVTLLLDSRKLF; encoded by the coding sequence ATGAGAGCTGTGGTTCAAAGGGTTACTAAAGCAAAAGTAACTGTGGAAGATAGAAATATAGGAGAAATAAAACAAGGTATGATGGTATTACTTGGCGTTGAGTCTGATGATAACCAACAAGATTGTGATTATATTGTAGATAAGTTAGAAAACTTAAGGATATTTGAAGATGAACAGCAAAAGATGAACTTATCGCTCAAGGACATAAAAGGACATGTTTTATTGGTCCCTCAGTTCACTTTATGTGGTGACTGTAGAAAGGGAAGGAGACCTTCATTTTCTGGTAGTGCTCCTCCTAACGAAGCTAAGAACCTTTACTTACAAGTAAAAGAACAATTAAAAAAGAAAGGTGTGACAGTGGCTACTGGCCAATTTGGAGCAAATATGGATGTTTCGTTAGTCAATCAAGGTCCTGTTACTTTACTACTTGATAGTAGAAAACTATTTTAA